A region from the Mesotoga sp. Brook.08.105.5.1 genome encodes:
- a CDS encoding branched-chain amino acid ABC transporter permease, with product MEKISFLRKHRGILILVAILVVVAIWRPLAAIYGVQRGSLYALIGLPLALTLGVVGIMNLAHGDLLSLGTYIVYLFAVNTGMDPLVSIIPVFFLLFILGVVIYKLTVTRVLKAGHLNQLLLTFGISMIVLELMKVIWTTRPRSVYVDYSSSSTTIAGVRFGTYELLYVVLAFAVLIALQLFLKKTRLGQATFAVGQNPRGAKIVGINTDFVYLFVFGLSVAILGIAAGVMVPRFAIFPSVGAAFTMKSFSLVAMAGLGNLTGILISGIVLGVGEAIVQSIPGYAGWSDIVFFGVLIAVIMIRSLRRQSL from the coding sequence TTGGAAAAGATCTCTTTCTTGAGAAAGCATAGAGGCATTTTGATACTTGTCGCGATACTTGTGGTTGTCGCGATCTGGAGGCCGCTAGCCGCGATTTATGGCGTTCAGAGAGGTAGTCTTTATGCACTGATAGGGCTTCCTCTGGCTCTAACTCTCGGAGTAGTCGGAATAATGAACCTTGCCCACGGCGATTTGCTATCGCTGGGAACTTATATTGTTTATCTATTTGCAGTCAATACCGGTATGGATCCTCTTGTTTCGATAATCCCCGTGTTTTTCCTGCTATTCATTCTAGGAGTTGTTATCTATAAGCTTACGGTAACCAGGGTTCTTAAAGCAGGACACCTTAACCAGCTGCTTCTCACTTTCGGGATATCGATGATAGTTCTGGAACTCATGAAGGTTATCTGGACTACCCGGCCAAGAAGCGTCTATGTTGACTATTCTTCGTCCTCAACGACGATTGCCGGCGTTAGATTCGGTACTTACGAGTTGCTTTACGTTGTGTTAGCGTTTGCAGTGCTAATCGCTCTTCAACTCTTTCTAAAAAAGACAAGATTAGGGCAGGCTACCTTTGCAGTCGGTCAGAATCCTCGCGGAGCAAAGATTGTAGGGATAAACACCGATTTCGTCTATCTCTTTGTTTTTGGTTTATCGGTCGCCATACTTGGTATTGCAGCAGGGGTAATGGTGCCGAGATTTGCAATCTTTCCCTCTGTGGGCGCGGCATTCACTATGAAATCATTCAGTCTAGTTGCAATGGCAGGTCTCGGTAACCTAACCGGGATTCTGATAAGTGGTATTGTTCTAGGAGTGGGAGAGGCAATCGTTCAATCGATTCCCGGATATGCCGGTTGGTCTGACATCGTGTTCTTTGGAGTACTGATAGCAGTTATCATGATTAGATCCTTAAGGAGGCAATCACTATGA
- a CDS encoding ROK family transcriptional regulator: MGKKLDSENIGRSNRKLILHLLRKSPVTTRRDLATASGLNPSTITKIIKDFLSVGLCEEVSAEETGRIGRKAIVLRLNRKAFMSIVIDIGVEETTVGKGFFDGSVSVMSKFRTPPDFYEFMKILAEKASVISKNIPKYRFLGYSVSVPGIVDVENSRIVYVPHLNWKDLVLKERLSRRYPVFLDNEANLSLIAEKWNNPALANAGDIVFVYVSEGIGCGIMFDGQIYRGRDYSAGELGHMTVQTDGKQCYCGNFGCWETIASTEAIVGRAEEMGFALRGSSNNEKYLGVLSSSDPEYKYLLEEVERSLGVGIINIVNSLDPEVVVLGGVASMLPERSLRNLVDLVNSRVLYATGQNIRVIRSVLHEKGRASSKMIGAALHIIDKKTIDFV; encoded by the coding sequence GTGGGAAAGAAGCTGGATTCAGAAAACATTGGAAGATCTAATAGAAAGCTGATTCTTCATTTGTTGAGGAAGAGTCCTGTCACAACTAGACGAGACCTTGCAACTGCATCGGGTCTGAACCCCAGTACCATAACAAAAATAATAAAGGACTTTTTGTCTGTTGGGCTCTGTGAAGAAGTAAGTGCGGAAGAGACCGGTCGTATTGGAAGAAAGGCCATCGTTCTTCGCCTCAACAGAAAGGCCTTCATGTCTATTGTAATAGATATTGGCGTCGAAGAGACTACAGTAGGTAAAGGATTCTTCGATGGGTCTGTTTCGGTCATGAGCAAATTCAGAACACCTCCCGATTTCTATGAGTTCATGAAAATCCTTGCCGAGAAGGCTTCGGTAATTTCCAAAAATATCCCTAAGTATAGATTTCTCGGTTACTCCGTATCAGTCCCTGGAATTGTCGATGTTGAGAACTCAAGAATAGTATACGTTCCTCATCTGAACTGGAAGGATCTTGTGCTCAAAGAAAGGCTATCCAGACGCTACCCTGTATTTCTTGACAATGAAGCAAATCTCTCTTTGATTGCAGAGAAGTGGAATAACCCCGCTCTTGCAAATGCAGGAGATATCGTTTTTGTATATGTGTCAGAGGGAATCGGTTGCGGGATAATGTTCGACGGGCAGATTTATAGAGGCCGGGACTACTCTGCGGGCGAATTGGGGCACATGACGGTTCAGACAGATGGGAAGCAATGTTATTGTGGAAACTTTGGTTGCTGGGAGACTATAGCTTCTACCGAAGCAATAGTTGGTCGGGCAGAAGAGATGGGATTTGCTCTGAGAGGAAGTAGTAACAACGAGAAGTATCTAGGTGTGTTGAGTTCGTCAGATCCAGAATATAAGTACCTTCTTGAGGAGGTTGAAAGAAGCCTGGGTGTAGGGATAATCAACATAGTTAATTCACTTGATCCCGAAGTTGTCGTTTTGGGCGGCGTCGCGTCAATGCTTCCCGAAAGATCTTTGCGCAACCTTGTTGATCTGGTCAATTCAAGGGTTCTATACGCCACCGGACAGAACATAAGAGTCATAAGAAGCGTACTTCACGAAAAGGGTAGAGCAAGTTCTAAGATGATTGGGGCGGCTCTTCACATAATTGATAAGAAGACCATCGATTTTGT
- a CDS encoding ArsR family transcriptional regulator — MRELSREPHRPVRLAKKLKISAGDLSNHLEKLKK; from the coding sequence TTGAGAGAACTGAGCAGAGAGCCACATCGTCCAGTTAGGCTTGCAAAGAAACTGAAGATCTCCGCCGGAGATCTAAGCAACCACCTCGAAAAACTGAAGAAGTGA
- a CDS encoding ABC transporter substrate-binding protein: MKKVFLVLLMAAVTSLIVFAATPIKIGAVLPLGDITGDQAAKAMRLAVSEINAEGGLLGRPLELIVIDDEMTPEKGAAAISRLATVDRVDFFVGGMSTGVHFAQIPVMKSFQKVTIWIGAAGSQCEVAVGPDADWYFHLHPWDYQQGASYGQGWTDLAEAYPDIEINKVFLAYEEGAFGTGSHEAYLVLQALAAEGQGAWAEVMSDYMGVSFKSAALGGGDYRAMLQQAKKYDPDLFVWAGYDADALPMLQQAKEVGFSPKFFVGAPPGWPAHFGDSPLAEGVTLYGMWAPTINRISPVAEHFWNAYIEMFKEEPATYFAPLGYTNIYFLAEGIKAAGTIEKSALIKALEQVEYASPIGDVLKIAPSNVIKHQGFTAQKILQWQGGEQHVIWPLELKTAEPEYPFPSWDGR, translated from the coding sequence GTGAAAAAGGTATTTTTGGTTCTACTTATGGCTGCTGTAACTTCACTAATCGTTTTTGCAGCTACTCCGATCAAGATCGGTGCTGTTCTTCCCTTGGGTGACATCACCGGAGATCAGGCTGCAAAGGCAATGAGACTTGCAGTAAGTGAAATCAACGCAGAAGGCGGTTTACTAGGACGACCTCTGGAGTTGATAGTAATTGATGACGAAATGACACCGGAGAAGGGTGCGGCAGCGATCTCCAGGCTTGCTACCGTTGATAGAGTGGACTTTTTTGTCGGTGGTATGAGCACTGGAGTTCACTTCGCGCAGATTCCTGTTATGAAGAGCTTTCAGAAGGTCACAATCTGGATAGGTGCTGCCGGTTCACAATGTGAGGTTGCAGTCGGTCCGGACGCAGACTGGTATTTCCATCTGCATCCATGGGATTATCAGCAGGGAGCCAGCTACGGCCAGGGTTGGACGGATCTAGCCGAAGCCTATCCTGATATTGAGATCAACAAAGTCTTCCTGGCGTATGAAGAAGGAGCTTTCGGCACCGGTTCTCATGAAGCATATTTGGTCCTTCAGGCACTGGCTGCAGAAGGCCAGGGAGCTTGGGCAGAAGTCATGAGCGACTACATGGGAGTTTCGTTCAAGAGTGCTGCACTTGGCGGAGGAGATTACCGAGCGATGCTTCAGCAGGCGAAGAAATATGACCCGGATCTTTTCGTTTGGGCGGGTTATGACGCGGATGCTCTTCCAATGCTCCAGCAGGCAAAGGAAGTCGGGTTCTCACCAAAGTTCTTTGTTGGAGCACCTCCAGGATGGCCGGCACATTTCGGCGACTCTCCCCTGGCAGAAGGAGTTACCCTATACGGAATGTGGGCTCCAACGATCAACAGAATCAGCCCCGTAGCCGAGCACTTCTGGAATGCCTACATTGAGATGTTCAAGGAAGAGCCGGCAACTTACTTTGCTCCTCTCGGTTACACGAACATTTACTTCCTTGCAGAAGGAATCAAGGCTGCTGGTACTATTGAGAAGTCTGCACTTATCAAGGCCCTAGAGCAGGTGGAATATGCGTCTCCAATCGGTGATGTCTTGAAGATTGCGCCAAGTAACGTCATAAAGCACCAGGGCTTCACTGCTCAGAAGATACTTCAGTGGCAGGGTGGCGAACAGCACGTAATATGGCCTCTAGAGTTAAAGACAGCTGAACCTGAATATCCATTCCCTTCCTGGGATGGGAGATAG
- a CDS encoding alpha/beta hydrolase, whose amino-acid sequence MVLMTYLVFMTIGFERNAFALEVGESASIVFKDVNTKDNDRETNLLDGRELFMKRQIAKKYVKVVDKKIFYLETVDSEGIPVVFVHGNFASSKWFEPSLEILPRRFKGYAIDLPNFGRSDRLEEVSIEDYANYVIDFILEMKVDRVVLVGHSLGGAVAQSVVVKRPDLIDRVVLVDPAPPDGLTTPEEAYPYLEMYKGNRDLLKKALVGVMPTRAEDEFLEALVEEALLMDGRCFVENARALDRYDFTQELKGTEVPFLIIVGKLDQIISEEMARRFERVIKNVQVKVLEEYGHSIIVENTELFMDLFIDFVGK is encoded by the coding sequence GTGGTTCTGATGACCTACCTGGTCTTCATGACAATCGGTTTTGAGAGAAATGCTTTTGCGCTGGAAGTTGGTGAAAGTGCTTCGATTGTGTTCAAAGATGTTAATACGAAAGATAATGATCGAGAAACCAACTTGCTAGACGGGAGGGAGTTATTCATGAAGAGGCAGATTGCTAAGAAGTACGTTAAAGTTGTCGACAAGAAGATCTTCTATCTTGAAACCGTGGATTCTGAAGGAATTCCAGTGGTCTTTGTCCATGGAAACTTCGCCTCGAGCAAATGGTTCGAGCCTTCTCTAGAGATTCTTCCGCGGAGATTCAAAGGTTATGCAATTGACTTGCCGAATTTCGGAAGGTCGGATAGGCTTGAAGAAGTAAGTATTGAAGATTACGCGAACTATGTTATTGATTTCATACTTGAGATGAAAGTTGACCGAGTAGTATTAGTCGGTCACTCTTTAGGTGGAGCGGTTGCTCAGAGCGTGGTTGTGAAGAGACCCGATCTGATCGACCGGGTTGTTCTTGTCGATCCGGCTCCGCCTGACGGACTTACTACACCTGAAGAGGCCTATCCATATCTTGAGATGTATAAGGGCAACAGAGACCTCCTGAAGAAGGCTCTTGTTGGGGTTATGCCGACAAGAGCGGAGGACGAGTTTCTAGAGGCTCTGGTTGAAGAGGCGCTCCTGATGGACGGAAGGTGTTTTGTCGAAAATGCCAGGGCTCTTGACAGATACGATTTTACTCAAGAGCTAAAAGGGACCGAAGTTCCCTTTCTGATCATCGTGGGAAAGCTAGATCAGATAATCTCAGAAGAGATGGCGAGGAGATTTGAAAGAGTCATTAAGAATGTGCAAGTAAAGGTCCTTGAAGAGTATGGACACAGTATTATCGTTGAGAACACGGAGCTGTTCATGGACTTGTTCATTGATTTCGTTGGTAAATGA
- a CDS encoding ABC transporter ATP-binding protein, whose amino-acid sequence MSILKVEKVTKRFGGLVAVDDVTMEIRQGEILGLIGPNGAGKTTLTNVISGLHTVSEGRIFFDGTDITFLPTHKRCHLGIARTFQIARPLKNLTVAENVMVGGLFGNGEKLKDSRKSAIKLCETIGLAKPNEVLDKITVLDIKKIEIARAMATKPKLLFLDEVMSGLNMDETREMIDTVRKIRDTGVTICIIEHVMSVIREITERVIVLDRGAIIAEGPYSEVSQQHNVITAYLGEDA is encoded by the coding sequence ATGAGTATACTCAAAGTTGAAAAAGTAACTAAGCGCTTTGGCGGGCTTGTAGCTGTAGATGATGTCACAATGGAGATTCGGCAGGGCGAGATTCTAGGGCTAATAGGTCCCAATGGCGCAGGAAAGACAACGCTTACAAATGTGATATCGGGACTACATACTGTGAGTGAAGGCAGAATATTCTTTGATGGTACGGATATTACTTTTCTGCCTACTCACAAGAGATGCCATTTGGGTATAGCCAGAACTTTCCAGATTGCGCGCCCCCTTAAGAATCTCACCGTAGCTGAAAATGTTATGGTTGGTGGGCTGTTCGGAAACGGAGAAAAGCTAAAGGATAGTCGAAAGAGCGCAATTAAGCTTTGCGAAACGATCGGTCTTGCTAAACCTAACGAAGTCCTTGATAAGATAACTGTCTTGGATATCAAGAAGATCGAAATCGCCAGAGCTATGGCAACAAAGCCAAAGCTTCTTTTTCTAGACGAGGTTATGTCGGGTTTGAATATGGATGAAACCAGAGAGATGATAGACACTGTAAGAAAGATTAGAGATACAGGTGTGACAATCTGCATAATAGAGCACGTCATGAGTGTAATTAGAGAGATTACTGAGAGAGTTATTGTGCTAGACAGAGGAGCAATTATCGCTGAAGGTCCATATAGTGAGGTTTCACAGCAACACAACGTGATCACCGCTTATTTGGGGGAGGATGCCTGA
- a CDS encoding ABC transporter ATP-binding protein — MLEVKNVNVSYGRIQVVTDFSFSVGEEAVGLFGPNGAGKTTLINSIIGLVKPTSGEILFEGESLIPYETHTIIRKGISVVPQDGELFPIMNVLENLKIGAAYIKEARDRIEERLDFVFKIFPILKERAYQLAGTMSGGQQRMLAVGRALMAVPRLLILDEPSVGLQPSLVSELFEKLLAIKSEGVSMILSEQNVRQGLKVIDRGYVIENGTLAIESTAEDLMHNEYVKRSYLGL; from the coding sequence ATGCTTGAAGTCAAGAACGTAAACGTCTCATACGGGAGAATTCAGGTTGTAACGGACTTCTCTTTTTCCGTTGGAGAAGAAGCCGTTGGACTTTTCGGCCCCAATGGAGCGGGAAAGACCACCCTGATAAACTCAATCATTGGTTTGGTTAAACCTACGAGCGGAGAAATACTGTTTGAAGGGGAATCTCTCATCCCGTACGAAACCCATACGATAATAAGAAAAGGTATATCTGTAGTGCCTCAGGACGGTGAGCTCTTTCCTATTATGAACGTTCTCGAGAACCTGAAGATTGGAGCTGCCTACATCAAGGAGGCGAGAGATAGAATTGAAGAGAGGCTTGATTTTGTATTCAAGATCTTTCCGATTCTTAAGGAACGCGCTTATCAGCTGGCGGGAACTATGAGCGGAGGTCAGCAGAGAATGCTTGCAGTGGGCCGTGCTCTGATGGCGGTTCCTAGACTTCTGATTCTAGATGAGCCTTCAGTGGGACTCCAACCTTCTCTGGTTTCAGAGCTCTTTGAGAAACTCTTAGCCATAAAATCTGAAGGAGTCTCTATGATTCTCTCTGAGCAAAACGTTAGGCAGGGTCTGAAAGTAATCGACCGGGGTTACGTCATAGAGAACGGAACTCTTGCAATCGAGAGTACTGCGGAAGACCTTATGCATAATGAATATGTCAAGCGCTCTTATCTTGGTTTGTAG
- a CDS encoding branched-chain amino acid ABC transporter permease, translated as MKIIKPILLLIVLAAAVMLPLLTEAYFISVAITILTFMTLALSWDMMLRTGQLSFGTAGFFGLGGYAGIIAAADLGVDPITGIIIGGLVAGVVSLVLGMAILRLRGLYFAITTMALASVFMVIIRNLHKISGGPSGKVVLSTLFNYDSNKVYWFMLGVALITIVISEVFQRTRIHFAIDSIRADETVAKSHGVNIYKYLIFVFVVTSMIQGVVGATYALQYGFVFPESSFSAHYLLLPIAMALVGGIYSTIGSVIGAIILGLSSEYLKLIMPYGHLIIYGVIIVVVVLFLPNGVYGAIKDVLGFRKRRLEER; from the coding sequence ATGAAGATTATTAAACCGATTCTCCTTCTGATTGTTCTCGCAGCGGCTGTGATGCTGCCACTGCTCACGGAAGCATACTTCATAAGTGTTGCCATAACGATACTTACGTTCATGACTCTTGCATTAAGCTGGGACATGATGTTACGAACGGGTCAATTGTCATTTGGCACAGCAGGCTTCTTTGGTCTGGGAGGATACGCAGGAATCATCGCTGCAGCTGATCTTGGAGTAGATCCTATCACAGGAATCATAATCGGTGGACTTGTCGCCGGAGTTGTATCGCTGGTTCTGGGTATGGCAATCCTCAGACTTAGAGGTCTTTACTTCGCTATTACTACAATGGCTCTAGCGAGCGTTTTTATGGTCATCATCAGGAACCTTCACAAGATCTCGGGTGGTCCGAGCGGTAAAGTCGTTTTGAGCACCCTCTTCAACTACGATTCGAACAAGGTCTACTGGTTTATGCTGGGTGTTGCCTTGATTACAATAGTAATTTCAGAAGTATTCCAAAGAACCAGAATACACTTCGCCATTGACTCTATCAGGGCGGATGAGACCGTTGCTAAATCTCACGGAGTGAACATATACAAGTATTTGATATTCGTCTTTGTTGTAACTTCGATGATTCAGGGTGTGGTCGGCGCGACATACGCTCTGCAGTATGGCTTCGTTTTCCCCGAGAGCAGCTTTTCGGCTCATTATCTTCTCTTGCCGATAGCGATGGCCCTGGTTGGGGGAATCTACTCAACAATAGGTTCAGTAATTGGAGCGATAATTCTTGGGCTATCCTCTGAGTATCTTAAACTGATCATGCCGTACGGCCACCTGATAATCTACGGTGTGATTATTGTTGTGGTAGTCCTCTTCTTACCCAACGGTGTATATGGCGCAATCAAAGATGTTCTTGGTTTCAGAAAACGCCGTCTGGAGGAACGATAA
- a CDS encoding acetyl-CoA C-acetyltransferase, whose translation MKKVFIVGAKRTAIGTFGGALKDVPAVELGVTASKAAIEQSEVDPKNIEETIMGCILTANQGMGPGRQVSIGAGVPIESPGYLVNMLCGSGMKSTMIGAQDILTGEADLVLTGGMENMSIAPYMLDKARFGYRMGSGSITDHMIRDGLTDVFNDYHMGVTAENLAAKYSISRQEQDEFALESQKRAKEAISAGKFKDEIIPVVIKHRKGDIVFDTDEHPRDTSMEILAKLRPAFKKDGSVTAGNSSGINDGASATVLASEEAVTKYGLKPIAEIVSFAQAGVDPAYMGYGPVPAVEKALNKAAMTIKDVGLIELNEAFASQALSVIRGLMEIYGVTKEWLIERTNVNGGAIALGHPIGASGNRIIVTLVHEMEKRDLEFGLASLCIGGGMGTAVVVRRV comes from the coding sequence ATGAAGAAGGTCTTCATAGTTGGTGCAAAGAGAACAGCAATAGGTACTTTCGGAGGGGCTTTGAAAGATGTTCCGGCGGTCGAGCTTGGTGTTACTGCATCAAAGGCTGCGATAGAACAATCAGAGGTAGACCCCAAGAACATCGAAGAAACCATAATGGGTTGCATATTGACTGCCAATCAAGGTATGGGACCGGGAAGGCAGGTCTCAATCGGAGCAGGCGTACCTATCGAGAGTCCCGGATATCTAGTGAACATGCTATGCGGATCCGGAATGAAATCGACGATGATCGGGGCCCAGGATATCCTTACGGGCGAAGCCGATCTGGTCTTGACAGGTGGTATGGAGAATATGTCTATAGCCCCTTACATGCTGGACAAGGCAAGGTTTGGTTACAGGATGGGCAGCGGCTCCATAACGGATCACATGATAAGAGATGGGCTAACGGATGTTTTTAACGATTATCACATGGGCGTTACTGCGGAAAATCTCGCAGCAAAATACAGCATAAGCAGACAGGAGCAAGACGAATTTGCACTTGAAAGCCAGAAGAGGGCAAAAGAAGCAATCTCCGCAGGAAAGTTCAAGGATGAAATCATTCCCGTTGTCATAAAGCATAGAAAGGGAGACATTGTATTTGATACCGATGAGCATCCTAGAGATACAAGCATGGAGATTTTGGCGAAGCTGAGACCTGCATTCAAGAAGGATGGTTCAGTAACGGCAGGGAATTCATCGGGAATCAATGACGGTGCAAGTGCAACCGTCCTGGCAAGTGAAGAAGCAGTAACGAAGTACGGGCTTAAACCGATTGCAGAGATAGTCTCATTTGCTCAGGCGGGAGTCGATCCAGCATATATGGGATACGGTCCTGTTCCAGCCGTTGAAAAGGCTCTCAATAAAGCTGCGATGACCATCAAGGATGTAGGGCTTATCGAGCTCAATGAGGCTTTCGCTTCTCAGGCGCTTTCCGTGATTAGAGGACTTATGGAGATCTACGGAGTCACAAAGGAATGGCTGATTGAAAGAACCAATGTTAATGGAGGTGCAATTGCTCTTGGTCATCCCATTGGAGCCTCAGGGAACAGAATCATCGTTACGCTCGTCCACGAAATGGAGAAGAGAGATCTCGAATTCGGGCTTGCTTCCCTTTGCATCGGCGGAGGAATGGGAACCGCAGTAGTTGTCAGGAGAGTCTAA